One Campylobacter concisus DNA window includes the following coding sequences:
- a CDS encoding uracil-xanthine permease family protein, with amino-acid sequence MQRYEGYKFDLRQSLIGVQFLFVAFGALVLVPILTGLDANVALFTAGLGTLLFQLITRKNVPPIFLASSFAFIAPLQYGIEKWGIPVTMGGVIFAGFFYVALSLVVRFGGEKILHKILPPVVVGPVIMTIGLILAPNAVKMATSATQTYTQNVAMIVAATSLIATIVVMMLGRGMFRLIPILLGIIAGYIVAYCFGMVDFSAIASAPWFRVPSFSAPKFELEAIIYMIPIAIAPAIEHIGDMLAISNVTKEDFLKNPGLKNTLLGDGLATSLAAAFGGPPNTTYSEVTGAVSLTKAYNPAIMTFAAITAIVLAFVGKLGAVLSTIPAPVIGGIMLLLFGIIASVGMETLIKNRVDLADPRNMIIVALIFIFAIGGMVLDLGAVKFSGIGLGAVTGIVLNLLLPKTKHYEGY; translated from the coding sequence ATGCAAAGGTATGAGGGGTATAAATTTGATCTTAGGCAAAGCTTGATCGGTGTGCAGTTTCTGTTCGTAGCCTTTGGTGCGCTGGTGCTCGTGCCTATCCTTACGGGGCTTGATGCAAACGTCGCGCTCTTTACGGCTGGCCTTGGCACGTTACTTTTTCAGCTAATAACTAGAAAAAACGTCCCACCGATCTTTCTAGCAAGCTCGTTTGCCTTCATCGCTCCGCTTCAGTATGGCATCGAAAAATGGGGCATACCAGTGACTATGGGCGGAGTTATATTTGCTGGGTTTTTCTACGTCGCGCTAAGTCTTGTCGTTCGCTTTGGCGGCGAGAAAATTTTGCATAAAATTTTGCCTCCAGTTGTCGTTGGTCCAGTCATCATGACCATAGGTCTGATACTAGCTCCTAATGCCGTTAAGATGGCTACTTCAGCTACCCAGACTTACACCCAAAACGTAGCGATGATAGTTGCAGCCACCTCGCTTATCGCTACTATCGTTGTCATGATGCTAGGACGTGGGATGTTTAGGCTCATACCGATCCTGCTTGGCATCATCGCTGGCTACATCGTGGCTTACTGCTTTGGCATGGTTGATTTTAGCGCTATCGCAAGCGCCCCTTGGTTTAGAGTGCCAAGCTTTAGCGCACCAAAATTTGAACTTGAAGCGATCATCTATATGATACCTATCGCCATCGCCCCAGCGATCGAGCACATCGGCGATATGCTCGCTATATCAAACGTCACAAAAGAGGATTTTTTGAAAAATCCAGGTCTTAAAAACACCCTTTTAGGCGACGGTCTGGCCACCTCGCTAGCTGCTGCCTTTGGTGGTCCGCCAAACACCACCTACTCAGAGGTCACAGGCGCAGTTAGCCTTACAAAAGCGTATAATCCAGCGATCATGACCTTTGCAGCGATCACTGCTATCGTGCTAGCCTTCGTTGGCAAGCTTGGCGCGGTGCTCTCGACCATCCCAGCTCCAGTCATCGGTGGTATCATGCTGTTACTTTTTGGCATCATCGCAAGCGTTGGCATGGAGACACTTATAAAAAACAGAGTCGATCTTGCCGATCCTAGAAATATGATAATCGTAGCCCTCATCTTCATCTTTGCCATCGGCGGCATGGTGCTTGACCTTGGTGCGGTTAAATTTTCAGGTATCGGACTTGGCGCGGTTACTGGTATAGTTTTAAATTTGCTTTTACCAAAAACAAAGCATTACGAAGGATATTAA
- a CDS encoding M99 family carboxypeptidase catalytic domain-containing protein, whose amino-acid sequence MPKFRLFLAALAAASLANAGALDYALIKKGEPSSNTMLLIGGIQGDEPGGFLAASIVATDYNITKGSLWVVPNLNFPSIIERSRGTKGDMNRKFAHVEKDDPDYNSVMKIKDVITDKNVTLILNLHDGSGYYRDKFISKDENPDKWGNTCIIDQSTLLGSKYPELESIASSVKDVLNKHLIDPKHQYHVKNTHTAMGDKEMLKSLTYYAITQNKSAFANEASKNLNAEQRTYYHLIAIEEYMKKAGISFTRPFELDVKNVKKAIEKEIRLELFDSYALSLKNLKPVISFVPFKKGELSYHSPNPLIAVIKEKDSFKVQYGNRSVTRLKPQYFEFAKPLDKISLLSDGNELVLKSGDKFSVKKSFKIKALKNTRVNVIGYGTKSVDESEQEIDKNSLNKSYSIDKDGKIYRVEFYKSENGKEKFAGMILAEFR is encoded by the coding sequence ATGCCTAAATTTAGACTTTTTCTGGCAGCTCTAGCGGCTGCAAGCCTTGCAAATGCAGGCGCACTAGACTATGCACTTATCAAAAAAGGTGAGCCAAGTAGCAATACTATGCTCTTAATCGGTGGCATACAAGGCGACGAGCCAGGCGGCTTTTTGGCGGCTTCTATCGTGGCGACTGATTATAACATCACAAAAGGCTCGCTTTGGGTCGTGCCAAATTTAAATTTCCCAAGTATCATCGAGCGAAGTCGCGGCACAAAGGGCGATATGAATAGAAAATTCGCCCACGTCGAAAAGGACGATCCAGACTACAACTCAGTGATGAAGATAAAAGACGTCATCACCGACAAAAACGTCACTCTCATCTTAAATTTGCACGATGGCAGTGGATATTATAGAGATAAATTTATAAGCAAGGATGAAAATCCAGACAAATGGGGCAACACCTGCATCATCGACCAAAGCACATTGCTAGGCTCAAAGTACCCAGAACTTGAAAGCATCGCATCAAGCGTAAAAGACGTGCTAAATAAGCACCTTATAGACCCAAAACACCAATATCACGTCAAAAATACACACACAGCGATGGGCGATAAAGAGATGCTAAAAAGTCTCACCTACTACGCGATCACGCAAAACAAGTCTGCCTTTGCAAACGAAGCTAGTAAAAATTTAAATGCCGAGCAAAGGACATATTATCACCTTATAGCGATCGAAGAGTATATGAAAAAGGCTGGCATTAGCTTTACTAGGCCCTTTGAGCTTGATGTCAAAAACGTGAAAAAGGCGATCGAAAAAGAGATCAGACTTGAGCTATTTGACAGCTATGCTCTTAGCCTTAAAAATTTAAAACCAGTGATAAGCTTCGTGCCATTTAAAAAGGGCGAGCTAAGCTACCACTCGCCAAATCCGCTAATCGCTGTCATAAAAGAAAAAGATAGCTTCAAAGTGCAGTATGGCAACCGCTCTGTCACAAGGCTAAAGCCGCAATACTTTGAGTTTGCAAAGCCGCTTGATAAAATTTCTCTCTTGAGCGATGGCAACGAGCTTGTGCTAAAAAGTGGCGATAAATTTAGCGTTAAAAAGAGCTTTAAGATAAAAGCGCTCAAAAACACGCGCGTAAATGTCATAGGATACGGCACTAAAAGCGTTGATGAGAGCGAGCAAGAGATCGATAAAAACAGCCTAAACAAAAGCTATAGCATAGATAAAGATGGCAAAATTTACCGAGTTGAGTTTTACAAAAGCGAAAATGGCAAAGAGAAATTTGCTGGCATGATACTAGCGGAGTTTAGATGA
- a CDS encoding phosphatidate cytidylyltransferase — MSSRIITGVLMFVAILVVFFIDNYILNFILLGAVLYFAFNESLKLYGINHKQLVYAALAFYVLTYFTNPIFIAILAIMLVASILAHIKSENLKLVAPFVYPTTPIFMMWMLYSEYGMGYLAWLILSVVASDSGAFFVGKAFGKHPFSPSSPNKTIEGAVGGVIVGTIVGCVVGNFVTDGFFQILFSSFLVCVFAVWGDLFESYLKRLCGVKDSGTLFPGHGGMLDRIDGYLFGVVALLWSLSW; from the coding sequence ATGTCTTCACGCATTATCACTGGCGTTTTGATGTTTGTTGCTATTTTGGTAGTTTTTTTTATAGATAATTATATTTTAAATTTTATTTTGCTTGGCGCTGTGCTTTACTTTGCCTTTAATGAGTCGCTCAAGCTTTATGGCATCAATCACAAACAGCTAGTTTATGCAGCACTCGCATTTTACGTGCTTACATATTTTACAAATCCGATCTTCATCGCGATCCTAGCTATCATGCTAGTGGCATCTATCCTTGCACACATAAAAAGCGAAAATTTAAAGCTAGTCGCCCCTTTTGTCTATCCGACAACTCCTATCTTTATGATGTGGATGCTTTATTCAGAGTATGGCATGGGCTATCTTGCATGGCTTATCTTAAGCGTCGTTGCAAGCGACAGTGGCGCATTTTTCGTTGGCAAAGCCTTTGGCAAGCATCCGTTTAGCCCAAGCTCACCAAACAAAACCATAGAAGGTGCAGTTGGCGGCGTGATAGTAGGCACCATAGTTGGCTGCGTAGTTGGAAATTTCGTAACAGATGGATTTTTTCAAATTCTATTTTCAAGCTTTTTAGTCTGCGTCTTTGCGGTCTGGGGAGATCTCTTTGAGAGCTATCTAAAAAGACTTTGCGGCGTCAAAGACAGCGGCACGCTTTTCCCAGGTCACGGCGGCATGCTTGATAGGATAGATGGTTATTTATTTGGCGTTGTTGCGCTACTTTGGTCGCTATCGTGGTAA
- the dxr gene encoding 1-deoxy-D-xylulose-5-phosphate reductoisomerase, giving the protein MVAIVVILGSTGSIGKNALVLCEKFNVEVEALSCAKNVALLNEQILKFKPKFVCVGDEKLAKNVKNVEAKNIFFCEAGLLEMLEISSSKKVINALVGFAGLAPSLKTQALGKKLALANKESLVVGGKFLKTREILPIDSEHFGLKFLLENKTTPSKLIITASGGAFYKKPIKFLKDATPSDALKHPNWDMGAKITIDSATMTNKLFEVMEAYWLYGIKDIEAVIEPTSAIHAVVEFVDGSSTMHLSRTDMKLAISHAIFEKVEQNIVSHANLLDLKSIKFHKISPKKYPVFSLKDEVLASPDLGVVINAANEVGVFSFLEKKCSFLDISRLILGSAKKFKSLKISSVDEIYEVDKEVREYAKRMLNAKV; this is encoded by the coding sequence TTGGTCGCTATCGTGGTAATACTTGGCTCAACTGGCTCGATCGGCAAAAATGCTCTAGTGCTTTGCGAGAAATTTAATGTAGAGGTTGAGGCGCTAAGCTGCGCCAAAAACGTAGCTTTGCTAAACGAGCAAATTTTAAAATTTAAGCCAAAATTTGTCTGTGTGGGCGATGAAAAGTTAGCTAAAAATGTAAAAAACGTTGAAGCTAAAAACATCTTTTTTTGCGAGGCTGGACTGCTAGAAATGCTTGAAATTTCAAGCTCAAAAAAGGTGATAAACGCTCTTGTGGGCTTTGCTGGACTTGCTCCTAGTCTAAAGACACAAGCACTTGGTAAAAAACTTGCACTTGCAAACAAAGAGAGCCTCGTTGTCGGCGGTAAATTTTTAAAAACAAGAGAAATTTTGCCCATTGATAGCGAACATTTTGGTCTTAAATTTCTACTAGAAAATAAAACTACCCCAAGCAAGCTCATCATCACAGCAAGCGGAGGGGCATTTTATAAAAAACCGATCAAATTTCTAAAAGATGCCACGCCAAGCGACGCGCTTAAACACCCAAACTGGGATATGGGCGCAAAGATAACGATTGACAGTGCGACGATGACAAACAAGCTTTTTGAGGTGATGGAGGCCTACTGGCTTTACGGCATAAAAGATATCGAGGCCGTGATAGAGCCAACCTCAGCCATCCACGCCGTAGTCGAGTTCGTAGACGGCTCAAGCACGATGCACCTCTCACGCACAGATATGAAGCTAGCCATTTCGCATGCTATCTTTGAAAAAGTTGAGCAAAATATCGTCTCTCACGCAAATTTACTTGATCTAAAAAGTATCAAATTTCATAAAATAAGCCCTAAAAAATATCCAGTCTTTTCGCTAAAAGATGAAGTCTTAGCTAGTCCTGATCTAGGTGTCGTCATAAACGCTGCAAACGAGGTTGGAGTATTTAGCTTTTTAGAGAAAAAGTGCTCATTTTTAGATATATCAAGGCTTATTTTAGGCTCAGCAAAAAAATTTAAGAGTCTTAAAATTTCAAGCGTAGATGAAATTTATGAAGTTGATAAAGAGGTTAGAGAATACGCAAAAAGGATGCTAAATGCAAAGGTATGA
- the tsaD gene encoding tRNA (adenosine(37)-N6)-threonylcarbamoyltransferase complex transferase subunit TsaD, translating to MILGIESSCDDSSVALIDEGTLEQIYYKKISQEEEHAIFGGVVPELAARLHTKALPALLNDILPNLKDINAIAVTNEPGLSVSLIGGVSMAKALSIALNIPLIAVNHLVGHIYSLFLDREATFPLGVLLVSGGHTMILEINENGEILELASTSDDSFGESFDKVAKMLDLGYPGGAVVQQNALLCEDKDRFKFTVPLLHDKRLEYSFSGLKNQVRVEISKLKTITQKDIADICYAFENTACEHILNKLEKVFTLRNFKRFGVVGGASANLNLRKRLETLCQKNGCKLLLAPLAFCSDNALMIARAGREKYLKKEFISHDKLTINPRVSFKKFELDL from the coding sequence ATGATACTTGGCATCGAAAGCAGCTGCGATGACAGCTCTGTTGCGCTCATAGATGAAGGCACGCTGGAGCAAATTTATTATAAAAAGATCTCACAAGAAGAGGAGCACGCTATCTTTGGTGGCGTGGTTCCAGAGCTTGCAGCTAGGCTTCATACAAAGGCACTGCCAGCACTTTTAAATGATATCTTGCCAAATTTAAAAGATATAAACGCGATCGCCGTGACAAACGAGCCAGGGCTAAGTGTGAGCCTGATAGGAGGTGTGAGCATGGCAAAAGCGCTAAGTATCGCCCTAAATATCCCACTAATCGCCGTAAATCACCTAGTTGGCCACATCTACTCGCTATTTTTAGACCGCGAAGCCACATTTCCACTTGGCGTTTTGCTAGTCAGTGGCGGACATACGATGATACTTGAGATTAACGAAAATGGCGAGATTTTAGAGCTTGCAAGCACAAGCGATGATAGCTTTGGCGAGAGCTTTGACAAGGTGGCAAAGATGCTTGATCTTGGCTACCCAGGAGGTGCTGTGGTGCAGCAAAACGCACTTTTGTGTGAGGATAAAGATAGGTTTAAATTTACCGTCCCACTTCTTCACGATAAGCGCCTTGAATATAGCTTTTCAGGGCTTAAAAATCAAGTCAGAGTTGAAATTTCAAAGCTTAAAACCATCACGCAAAAAGATATCGCAGATATTTGCTACGCCTTTGAAAATACGGCCTGTGAGCACATCTTAAATAAGCTTGAAAAGGTTTTTACGCTAAGAAATTTCAAGCGATTTGGCGTGGTTGGTGGAGCGAGTGCAAATTTAAATTTACGCAAAAGGCTTGAAACGCTTTGCCAAAAAAATGGGTGCAAACTTTTGCTAGCACCACTTGCGTTTTGCTCTGATAACGCGCTTATGATAGCAAGAGCGGGACGTGAAAAATACTTAAAAAAAGAGTTTATCTCTCATGATAAGCTAACTATAAATCCAAGGGTTAGTTTTAAGAAATTTGAGCTAGATTTGTAA
- a CDS encoding D-TA family PLP-dependent enzyme, translated as MKITKIDTPALLIDREIVLKNLEKMQKYADKFNVSLRPHTKTHKMPYFAKMQVAHGAKGVTVAKVGEAEVMAKEGLSDIFIANEIVTRQKFARIIAMRKAGVKVSFGVDSVGVLRLIDEVFGEAKEVAELLVEIEVGENRSGVIEESDFRALMSAFGECKNAEFCGVFSHDGHSYKAKDKRECEQIFRVATERTLKFADIAREFGYENLVVSIGSTPSLVNDFEIPKGVTELRPGTYIFMDASQANAYGGFDMNAASVLSVVISRPTATRMILDAGAKALTKERRSEGFCTTPGMGLIAEHEVWIDSLFDEHAIILNEKFANSVRVGDLVRIYPNHICPVVNLYDYAYLVSGDEVCEKVPVLARGRVE; from the coding sequence ATGAAAATCACTAAAATAGACACTCCAGCACTGCTCATAGACAGGGAGATAGTGCTAAAAAACTTAGAAAAAATGCAAAAATACGCTGATAAATTTAACGTAAGCTTAAGACCACATACCAAAACGCACAAGATGCCATACTTTGCGAAAATGCAAGTGGCTCACGGCGCAAAGGGCGTCACGGTGGCAAAGGTGGGCGAGGCTGAAGTGATGGCAAAAGAGGGGTTAAGCGACATTTTCATCGCAAATGAGATCGTCACAAGGCAGAAATTTGCTCGTATCATAGCCATGCGAAAAGCTGGCGTTAAAGTGAGCTTTGGCGTCGATAGCGTGGGCGTTTTAAGGCTCATTGACGAGGTCTTTGGCGAGGCTAAAGAGGTGGCTGAGCTACTTGTGGAGATAGAGGTCGGCGAAAACCGCTCAGGCGTCATTGAAGAGAGCGATTTTAGAGCTTTGATGAGCGCTTTTGGGGAGTGTAAAAACGCGGAATTTTGCGGTGTTTTCTCGCATGATGGACACTCATACAAGGCAAAAGATAAGCGTGAGTGTGAGCAAATTTTTAGGGTGGCAACCGAGAGAACACTAAAATTTGCTGATATCGCGCGTGAGTTTGGATATGAAAATTTAGTCGTTAGCATCGGCTCGACGCCATCGCTGGTAAATGATTTTGAGATACCAAAAGGTGTCACGGAACTTCGCCCTGGTACATATATATTTATGGATGCGTCACAGGCAAACGCTTATGGTGGCTTTGATATGAACGCTGCTAGCGTGCTTAGTGTCGTGATCTCAAGGCCGACTGCGACCCGCATGATCCTTGATGCTGGGGCAAAGGCGCTAACTAAAGAGAGGCGCAGCGAGGGCTTTTGCACGACGCCTGGCATGGGGCTCATCGCAGAGCATGAAGTGTGGATAGATAGCCTATTTGACGAGCATGCGATCATTTTAAACGAGAAATTTGCTAACAGCGTGCGCGTGGGCGATCTTGTGCGCATCTATCCAAATCACATCTGCCCGGTGGTAAATTTATACGACTACGCCTATCTCGTAAGCGGCGATGAGGTCTGCGAAAAAGTGCCAGTTTTGGCAAGAGGCAGGGTGGAGTAG